The Streptomyces sp. NBC_00670 genome window below encodes:
- a CDS encoding epoxide hydrolase family protein — protein MTDELRERLRRTRRVHTPWSVDGTRGVTGSRLDALLDHWANGYDWAPHERRIDALPWVTVRTGDTELRLIHQRSADPGAPVVVLLHGWPDSVLRFERLLPLLMDLHVVVPALPGFPFAPALTTPGMSANRIARIVADALEQLGHARYTVSGGDVGGTVAELLAAAHPDRVTALHLTNVAPQHAFTADPARLAPDAVAYLDRAARWFRAEGGYIAEQSTRPNTLAVALGDSPAGLAAWLVEKLESWSDASAFTPDELLTWVTAYWVTGTIGTSFATYTEPVELPARIGTPTVFSVFPHDTKPEPRSYAEAFLNVRAYVEHPAGGHFAAWEQPAAYAADVRRAIALDG, from the coding sequence ATGACCGACGAACTGCGTGAGCGCCTCCGGCGGACGCGACGCGTGCACACCCCGTGGAGCGTCGACGGGACGCGCGGCGTCACCGGCTCGCGTCTCGACGCCCTGCTCGACCACTGGGCGAACGGCTACGACTGGGCCCCGCACGAGCGCCGCATCGACGCGCTCCCCTGGGTGACGGTGCGCACCGGTGACACGGAGCTGCGCCTGATCCACCAGCGGTCCGCCGACCCCGGCGCGCCGGTCGTCGTCCTGCTGCACGGCTGGCCGGACTCGGTGCTGCGCTTCGAACGCCTTCTGCCGCTGCTCATGGACCTGCATGTGGTGGTGCCCGCGCTGCCGGGCTTCCCCTTCGCGCCTGCGCTCACCACTCCCGGAATGTCGGCGAACCGGATCGCCAGAATCGTCGCGGACGCGCTCGAACAGCTCGGTCACGCGCGGTACACGGTCTCCGGCGGCGATGTGGGCGGCACCGTCGCCGAACTCCTCGCCGCCGCCCACCCGGACCGCGTGACCGCCCTGCACCTGACGAACGTCGCCCCGCAGCACGCCTTCACGGCGGACCCGGCCCGGCTCGCGCCCGACGCGGTGGCCTATCTGGACCGGGCGGCGCGGTGGTTCCGGGCCGAGGGCGGGTACATCGCGGAGCAGTCGACGCGGCCGAACACCCTCGCCGTCGCCCTCGGCGACTCGCCCGCCGGACTCGCGGCATGGCTCGTCGAGAAGCTGGAGTCCTGGTCCGACGCCTCGGCCTTCACCCCCGACGAGCTGCTCACCTGGGTCACCGCCTACTGGGTCACCGGCACCATCGGCACGTCCTTCGCCACCTACACCGAACCGGTCGAACTCCCCGCACGCATCGGCACGCCCACCGTCTTCTCCGTCTTCCCGCACGACACCAAACCGGAACCGCGCAGCTACGCCGAGGCGTTCCTGAACGTGCGCGCCTACGTGGAGCATCCCGCCGGCGGCCACTTCGCGGCCTGGGAACAACCCGCGGCCTACGCCGCCGACGTGCGCCGCGCGATCGCGCTGGACGGCTGA
- a CDS encoding heavy metal transporter, with protein sequence MRWGAALAVLAALAGYLTVQYLAGGGGAPRCRVVAGHGGGKSYEFTPEQTENAATISAVGTTRGLPERAVTIALATALQESGLHNLGHGDRDSLGLFQQRPSQGWGTKRQIMDPAYAAGAFYDRLVEVPGYAKLPLTVAAQRVQRSGFPRAYARHEPDARVLATALTGRSAAALTCEGRPAPTPDGGPDAVRAALVRDFGRDVLRPAAAQVRASVTATPATAGRGARDAHAAVTVPVPRGAPSGGTRREGWELAHWAVANSSALHIAKVSYAGREWSRDGYADEWRTVGRPRQGAGVGDDAKNGGAAAGGSGAKVVRIATGD encoded by the coding sequence CTGCGCTGGGGGGCGGCGCTCGCCGTGCTGGCCGCCCTCGCGGGCTATCTGACCGTGCAGTACCTCGCCGGGGGCGGGGGCGCGCCCCGCTGCCGGGTCGTGGCGGGGCACGGCGGCGGGAAGTCGTACGAGTTCACGCCGGAACAGACGGAGAACGCGGCGACGATCTCCGCCGTGGGCACCACCCGGGGCCTGCCGGAACGAGCGGTCACCATCGCGCTGGCGACGGCGCTTCAGGAGTCGGGCCTGCACAACCTCGGGCACGGGGACCGGGATTCGCTCGGCCTGTTCCAGCAGCGCCCCTCGCAGGGGTGGGGCACGAAGAGACAGATCATGGACCCGGCGTACGCGGCGGGCGCGTTCTACGACCGCCTGGTCGAGGTGCCGGGGTACGCGAAGCTGCCGCTGACGGTGGCCGCGCAGCGGGTGCAGCGCAGCGGCTTCCCCCGCGCGTACGCCCGGCACGAACCGGACGCCAGAGTGCTCGCCACCGCGCTGACCGGCCGCTCGGCGGCCGCGCTCACCTGCGAGGGGCGCCCGGCGCCGACCCCGGACGGCGGCCCGGACGCGGTCCGTGCGGCGCTCGTACGGGACTTCGGGCGGGACGTGCTCCGGCCGGCGGCGGCACAGGTGCGGGCCTCCGTCACGGCGACCCCGGCCACCGCCGGCCGGGGCGCCCGGGACGCGCACGCCGCCGTGACCGTGCCGGTGCCGCGCGGGGCACCGTCCGGTGGTACGCGGCGGGAGGGCTGGGAGCTGGCGCACTGGGCGGTGGCCAACTCCTCGGCCCTGCACATCGCCAAGGTGTCCTACGCGGGCCGAGAGTGGTCGCGCGACGGATACGCCGACGAGTGGCGGACGGTCGGAAGACCCCGGCAGGGCGCCGGGGTCGGGGACGACGCGAAGAACGGGGGTGCGGCAGCGGGCGGTTCGGGGGCGAAGGTCGTCCGGATCGCCACCGGGGACTGA
- a CDS encoding ABC transporter permease, which yields MNSLIKLELTRALRNRKFLFFSVVYPSVLFLLIAGSADDSTKVDGTGLTLPTYMMVSMASFGALTAVLMGNSERIAKERENGWVRQLRLTTLPGRGYVLAKTAGAAVVSLPSIVVVFAVAAVVKDVRLDAWQWLALTGAIWAGSLVFAALGVAIGYLASGDAVRPITMIVYFGLSILGGLWMPTTTFPQWLQDMAKWVPTHAYAALGQAIEQSQAPHAMDIVVLAIFFALFTGGAAWLYRKDTLKA from the coding sequence GTGAACAGCCTCATCAAACTGGAACTGACCCGCGCCCTGCGCAACCGCAAGTTCCTGTTCTTCTCCGTCGTCTACCCGTCCGTGCTGTTCCTGCTCATCGCGGGCAGCGCCGACGACAGCACGAAGGTCGACGGCACGGGCCTGACCCTGCCGACGTACATGATGGTCTCGATGGCGTCCTTCGGCGCGCTCACCGCCGTCCTGATGGGCAACAGCGAACGCATAGCGAAGGAGCGGGAGAACGGCTGGGTGCGGCAACTGCGGCTGACCACCCTGCCCGGGCGCGGCTACGTCCTGGCCAAGACCGCGGGCGCGGCCGTCGTCAGTCTGCCGTCCATCGTCGTCGTCTTCGCCGTCGCCGCCGTCGTGAAGGACGTGCGGCTGGACGCCTGGCAGTGGCTCGCGCTCACCGGCGCGATCTGGGCCGGCAGCCTCGTCTTCGCGGCGCTCGGCGTCGCCATCGGTTACCTCGCGAGCGGGGACGCGGTCCGCCCGATCACGATGATCGTCTACTTCGGCCTGTCCATACTCGGCGGCCTGTGGATGCCGACGACCACGTTCCCCCAGTGGCTGCAGGACATGGCCAAGTGGGTGCCGACCCACGCATACGCTGCCCTGGGACAGGCGATCGAGCAGAGTCAGGCCCCGCACGCCATGGACATCGTCGTCCTCGCCATCTTCTTCGCCCTGTTCACCGGCGGTGCGGCCTGGCTGTACCGGAAGGACACGCTGAAGGCGTGA
- a CDS encoding ABC transporter ATP-binding protein, giving the protein MTMTTGASARQQDVAVGFDCVSKAYGDVRAVDGLSLTLHPGETVALLGPNGAGKSTTLDLLLGLKHPDSGTVRVFGTGPREAIVAGRVGAMLQSGGLMDEVTVAELVTLACALHPRPYPVSDVLARAGVTQIADRKVDKLSGGQEQRVRFALATAGDSDLIVLDEPTTGMDVTARQAFWATMRDQADQGRTVLFATHYLEEADAMADRVLVLHRGRLLADGTAAEIKAKAGARRISFDLDGEIDEPALRALPFLTTLTVSHGGSAAGSGGTVRMQSTDADATMHAVYGLGLYPRNLEVAGLGLEQAFVALTTAEEAKQS; this is encoded by the coding sequence ATGACGATGACAACGGGGGCGTCGGCCCGGCAACAGGACGTCGCGGTGGGGTTCGATTGCGTCAGCAAGGCATACGGTGACGTACGCGCCGTCGACGGGCTCAGCCTCACCCTGCACCCGGGCGAGACCGTGGCCCTCCTCGGCCCGAACGGCGCCGGCAAGTCCACCACCCTCGACCTCCTCCTCGGCCTCAAGCACCCCGACTCCGGCACGGTCCGGGTCTTCGGCACCGGCCCCCGCGAGGCGATAGTCGCCGGCCGCGTCGGCGCGATGCTCCAGAGCGGCGGACTGATGGACGAGGTCACCGTCGCCGAACTCGTCACGCTGGCCTGCGCGCTGCACCCGAGGCCGTACCCGGTCTCGGACGTGCTCGCCCGCGCCGGCGTCACGCAGATCGCCGACCGCAAGGTCGACAAGCTCTCCGGCGGCCAGGAGCAACGCGTCCGCTTCGCGCTCGCCACCGCGGGCGACAGCGACCTGATCGTCCTCGACGAGCCGACCACCGGCATGGACGTCACCGCCCGCCAGGCCTTCTGGGCCACCATGCGCGACCAGGCCGACCAGGGCCGCACGGTCCTGTTCGCCACCCACTACCTGGAGGAGGCCGACGCGATGGCGGACCGCGTCCTCGTCCTGCACCGCGGCCGGCTCCTGGCCGACGGCACCGCCGCCGAGATCAAGGCCAAGGCGGGCGCCCGCCGGATCTCCTTCGACCTGGACGGCGAGATCGACGAACCGGCGCTGCGCGCACTGCCGTTCCTCACCACGCTCACGGTGTCCCACGGCGGCTCCGCCGCGGGCTCGGGAGGGACCGTCCGCATGCAGTCCACCGACGCCGACGCCACCATGCACGCCGTGTACGGACTCGGCCTCTACCCCCGCAACCTCGAAGTCGCCGGCCTCGGACTCGAGCAGGCCTTCGTCGCCCTCACCACCGCCGAGGAGGCCAAGCAGTCGTGA
- a CDS encoding TetR/AcrR family transcriptional regulator codes for MSSRDAAATRQRILEHARRQFARHGYGAVAVKGVADAAGVSPNLITRYFGGKEGLFLAATRVEIPVSDSFDGDLSTLGARLAASIVRRWSGPPGEDPLLVLQRASGERPEAAEALAAFLDAQSLQPLLRHLRASGLDETEARDRAAAIDAFVLGVSTRRRVLRSALGDPAELEAWLGATIQRLADGG; via the coding sequence ATGAGTTCTCGTGACGCGGCCGCGACCAGGCAGCGGATTCTGGAGCACGCCCGGCGCCAGTTCGCCCGGCACGGATACGGGGCGGTCGCGGTCAAGGGCGTGGCCGACGCGGCGGGGGTGTCGCCCAACCTCATCACGCGCTATTTCGGCGGCAAGGAGGGCCTGTTCCTGGCGGCGACGCGGGTGGAGATCCCGGTCTCCGACTCCTTCGACGGCGACCTTTCCACGCTCGGGGCACGCCTCGCGGCGAGCATCGTACGGCGCTGGTCCGGCCCGCCCGGCGAGGATCCGCTGCTCGTACTGCAACGCGCGTCCGGCGAGCGCCCGGAGGCGGCGGAGGCGCTGGCCGCGTTCCTCGACGCCCAGTCACTTCAGCCGCTGCTCCGCCATCTGCGCGCGAGCGGCCTGGACGAGACCGAGGCCCGCGACCGGGCGGCGGCGATCGACGCGTTCGTGCTCGGCGTCTCGACCCGCCGCCGGGTCCTGCGCTCCGCACTCGGCGACCCCGCCGAGCTGGAGGCCTGGCTGGGCGCCACCATCCAGCGCCTCGCCGACGGCGGGTGA
- a CDS encoding GNAT family N-acetyltransferase, whose translation MEISAGGRLEVRITAADVGKRVSVRRRTEHAAEGGKFTDTVGVLTSWDDGVLLITRRDGETVRIAARTLVAGKVVPAARARRRGPAASYGELARVAARAWQPVERERLGEWELRAASGFTRRANSALPLGDPGLPLDNALTAVRRWYAARGLPAYVQAATGGEGTQEALCAKLTERGWRREVTAELWTGALAPLVDREPGPTAPEDVLLSRTADEAWLRRYQRKGIGEVALRVLGSGPSVWFATVPGAGDSGAEGATPAAIGRLVVDGRWAGFAAVEVDPALRRRGLATAVMAALAGRALQEGASAAWLQVESDNDRARALYRRLGFAAHHSYHHFREPAGDGAPGRAG comes from the coding sequence GTGGAAATCTCTGCGGGCGGGCGGCTCGAGGTCCGCATCACCGCCGCTGACGTGGGCAAACGCGTCTCAGTGCGACGCAGGACCGAACATGCCGCCGAGGGTGGGAAGTTCACCGACACGGTTGGCGTTCTCACATCATGGGACGACGGTGTGCTGCTGATCACACGACGGGACGGCGAGACCGTCCGGATCGCGGCTCGGACGCTGGTCGCGGGCAAGGTCGTACCGGCCGCCCGGGCGCGTCGCCGGGGCCCCGCCGCGTCGTACGGCGAGCTGGCGCGCGTCGCGGCCAGGGCCTGGCAGCCGGTGGAGCGGGAGCGGCTCGGCGAGTGGGAACTGCGGGCGGCCTCCGGGTTCACCCGCCGGGCCAACTCGGCGCTGCCGCTCGGCGACCCCGGGTTGCCGCTCGACAACGCGCTCACGGCCGTACGGCGCTGGTACGCGGCGCGCGGGCTGCCCGCGTACGTGCAGGCGGCGACGGGCGGCGAGGGCACGCAGGAGGCACTGTGCGCCAAGTTGACGGAACGTGGCTGGCGGCGCGAGGTGACGGCCGAGCTGTGGACCGGCGCGCTCGCCCCGCTCGTCGACCGCGAGCCGGGGCCGACGGCGCCCGAGGACGTCCTGCTGTCCCGCACCGCCGACGAGGCATGGCTGCGGCGCTACCAGCGCAAGGGAATCGGCGAGGTCGCGCTGCGGGTACTCGGCAGTGGGCCGTCGGTGTGGTTCGCGACCGTTCCCGGCGCCGGTGACTCGGGGGCGGAGGGCGCGACGCCCGCAGCGATCGGGCGGCTCGTCGTGGACGGGCGGTGGGCCGGGTTCGCGGCGGTCGAGGTCGACCCCGCGCTGCGCCGGCGCGGGCTCGCCACGGCGGTGATGGCCGCGCTGGCCGGGCGCGCGCTCCAGGAGGGCGCCTCGGCGGCCTGGCTCCAGGTGGAGTCGGACAACGACCGGGCCCGCGCGCTCTACCGGCGGCTCGGGTTCGCCGCGCACCACTCGTACCACCACTTCCGGGAGCCCGCCGGTGACGGCGCCCCCGGCCGGGCCGGCTGA
- a CDS encoding transglutaminase-like domain-containing protein translates to MAGLWPTVRPIPPGPERSEEVRRRFAEEARAERPDLAALCLLVGAAADGTLDDAGMDAVDIRLDELAGQLPFRPGGPRSWATALAELLGGRHGFAGAPADYQRLESSLLHEVLRRRRGLPILLSVLWMEVARRAGAPVYGVALPGHFVVGFGSGAEQVLVDPFAGGHVLTGDDAELLVAGATGAVLDPAMLTPADPLDIVLRVLNNVRAWAAARPERSDVALWALRLSLCLPSHPARLRYEYARTLVLRGEFLAGAAELEAYAEVVRVMDGPAARAVRAEARAARARLN, encoded by the coding sequence GTGGCGGGCCTGTGGCCGACGGTGCGGCCGATTCCGCCGGGGCCGGAGCGGAGCGAGGAGGTACGGCGGCGGTTCGCGGAGGAGGCCCGGGCCGAGCGGCCCGACCTGGCCGCGCTCTGCCTGCTCGTGGGCGCGGCGGCGGACGGCACGCTGGACGACGCCGGGATGGACGCCGTCGACATCCGACTCGACGAACTCGCCGGGCAGCTGCCGTTCCGCCCCGGCGGGCCGCGCTCCTGGGCGACGGCCCTGGCCGAACTCCTCGGCGGGCGCCACGGGTTCGCCGGGGCACCGGCCGACTACCAGCGGCTGGAGTCGTCCCTGCTGCACGAGGTGCTGCGACGCCGGCGCGGGCTGCCGATCCTGCTCTCGGTGCTCTGGATGGAGGTCGCCCGGCGGGCCGGTGCGCCGGTGTACGGCGTGGCGCTGCCGGGGCACTTCGTGGTCGGGTTCGGGTCGGGCGCCGAGCAGGTGCTGGTGGATCCGTTCGCCGGCGGGCACGTGCTGACCGGCGACGATGCGGAGCTGCTGGTCGCCGGGGCAACGGGGGCGGTGCTCGATCCGGCGATGCTGACGCCGGCGGATCCGCTGGACATCGTGCTCCGCGTCCTGAACAACGTGCGCGCGTGGGCGGCGGCGCGGCCCGAGCGGTCCGATGTCGCCCTGTGGGCGCTGCGGCTGTCACTGTGCCTGCCGTCGCATCCGGCCCGTCTGCGCTACGAGTACGCGCGCACGCTCGTGCTCAGGGGGGAGTTCCTCGCGGGGGCGGCGGAGTTGGAGGCGTACGCGGAGGTGGTGCGGGTGATGGACGGGCCCGCGGCCCGGGCCGTCCGCGCGGAGGCGCGGGCGGCGAGGGCCCGCTTGAACTGA
- the fdxA gene encoding ferredoxin has protein sequence MTYVIAEPCVDVKDKACIEECPVDCIYEGKRSLYIHPDECVDCGACEPVCPVEAIFYEDDTPEEWKDYYKANVEFFDELGSPGGASKLGLIERDHPFVAALPPMNQ, from the coding sequence GTGACCTACGTCATCGCAGAGCCTTGTGTCGACGTCAAGGACAAGGCGTGCATCGAGGAGTGCCCGGTCGACTGCATCTACGAGGGCAAACGGTCCTTGTACATCCACCCGGACGAATGCGTCGACTGTGGAGCCTGTGAACCGGTCTGCCCGGTCGAGGCGATCTTCTACGAGGACGACACTCCGGAGGAGTGGAAGGACTACTACAAGGCGAACGTCGAGTTCTTCGACGAGCTCGGCTCGCCCGGCGGGGCCAGCAAGCTGGGTCTGATCGAGCGCGACCACCCGTTCGTCGCGGCGCTGCCCCCGATGAACCAGTAG
- a CDS encoding sensor histidine kinase: MSTMTDNPPYDDEAESDRLVRMGQSPRNRRELLRKALWIGIWLVFLNSPFADLLSGDHSTAGRVGGWLGIAVFVGLYLALVSRNMGGRPFPRWLVVGIIVALGALAALLPLTLGPHWVGLFVYVSVACGMALPLRTAYWAIPGTTALMALVVGYVDSDQLSGMVLLTLLIGFAMTSVSQLVRTTIELRRARATVAQLAANEERLRLARDLHDLLGHSLSLITLKSELAGRMLPAHPDKAAQQVADIESVSRQALVDVREAVSGYRRPRLAAELAGAQVALAAAGVTADLPAEPGLDGVPEESESALAWALREAVTNVVRHSGARRCVVSLVRRQTLDGPVLELSVEDDGAGGVTGAAGAASSGGGHGNGLTGLTERLQKAGGSLAAGRVGRSGQAGPAGQPGKAAGRGFRLVARVPAGVPADVAGETGGAGDTVGSRA; this comes from the coding sequence GTGAGCACGATGACGGACAACCCGCCGTACGACGACGAGGCAGAGTCGGACCGCCTGGTGCGCATGGGGCAGTCGCCCCGCAACCGGCGCGAGCTGCTGCGCAAGGCCCTCTGGATCGGCATCTGGCTGGTCTTCCTCAACTCCCCGTTCGCCGACCTGCTCTCCGGCGACCACAGCACCGCCGGGAGGGTGGGCGGCTGGCTCGGGATCGCCGTGTTCGTCGGCCTCTACCTCGCGCTGGTCTCCCGGAACATGGGCGGCAGACCGTTCCCCCGGTGGCTGGTCGTCGGCATCATCGTCGCCCTCGGCGCGCTGGCGGCCCTGCTGCCGCTCACGCTCGGCCCGCACTGGGTCGGCCTGTTCGTGTACGTCTCCGTCGCCTGCGGGATGGCGCTCCCGCTGCGCACGGCGTACTGGGCGATCCCGGGGACGACGGCGCTGATGGCGCTCGTCGTGGGGTACGTGGACTCGGACCAGCTCAGCGGGATGGTCCTGCTGACGCTGCTCATCGGGTTCGCGATGACCAGTGTCAGCCAGCTGGTGCGGACCACGATCGAGCTGCGCCGGGCCCGTGCCACGGTCGCCCAGCTCGCCGCGAACGAGGAGCGGCTGCGGCTCGCCCGCGATCTGCACGACCTGCTGGGGCACTCGCTGTCCCTGATCACCCTCAAGAGCGAGCTGGCGGGCCGGATGCTGCCGGCCCATCCCGACAAGGCGGCCCAGCAGGTCGCCGACATCGAGAGCGTCAGCCGGCAGGCGCTGGTCGACGTGCGCGAGGCGGTCAGCGGCTACCGGCGGCCCCGGCTGGCGGCGGAACTCGCGGGTGCGCAGGTCGCGCTGGCGGCGGCGGGCGTCACCGCGGACCTGCCCGCCGAGCCCGGTCTCGACGGGGTCCCGGAGGAGAGCGAGTCGGCGCTCGCCTGGGCGCTGCGCGAGGCGGTCACCAACGTCGTACGGCACAGCGGGGCCCGTCGGTGCGTGGTGTCCCTGGTGCGGCGGCAGACGCTGGACGGGCCGGTGCTGGAGCTGTCCGTCGAGGACGACGGAGCGGGCGGTGTCACCGGCGCGGCCGGTGCGGCGTCCTCCGGCGGCGGGCACGGCAACGGGCTGACGGGGCTGACCGAACGGCTCCAGAAGGCGGGCGGTTCGCTGGCGGCGGGCCGGGTGGGCCGGTCGGGTCAGGCCGGCCCGGCGGGGCAGCCGGGCAAGGCGGCCGGGCGCGGGTTCCGGTTGGTGGCCCGGGTGCCGGCGGGGGTCCCGGCGGACGTGGCCGGGGAGACCGGCGGGGCCGGGGACACCGTAGGATCCCGGGCATGA
- a CDS encoding bifunctional succinyldiaminopimelate transaminase/glutamate-prephenate aminotransferase, producing the protein MSAVSDPPPAARRHPSTESLRDRLPDFPWDKLAPYKATAAAHPDGIVDLSVGTPVDPVPELIQKALVAAADSPGYPTVWGTPALRDAITGWAERRLGGRDLTDRHVLPIVGSKELVAWLPTQLGLGPGDTVAYPRLAYPTYEVGARLARAEHVAYDDPTELDPAGLKLLWLNSPSNPTGRVLAKEELARIVAWAREHGVLVVSDECYLELGWEADPVSVLHPDVCGGSYDGIVAVHSLSKRSNLAGYRAAFLVGDPAVLGPLLEIRKHGGMMTPAPTQAAVVAALSDDAHVREQRERYAARRSELREALLAHGFRIEHSEASLYLWATRDESCWDTVGHLAGLGILVAPGDFYGPAGARFVRVALTATDDRIAAAAARLRQS; encoded by the coding sequence GTGTCCGCAGTCTCCGACCCCCCTCCCGCCGCCCGCCGCCACCCTTCCACGGAGTCGCTTCGCGACCGGCTTCCTGACTTCCCCTGGGACAAGCTCGCGCCGTACAAGGCGACGGCCGCCGCGCACCCGGACGGGATCGTCGACCTGTCCGTCGGCACCCCGGTGGACCCGGTGCCCGAGCTGATCCAGAAGGCGCTGGTCGCCGCGGCCGACTCGCCGGGCTACCCGACGGTCTGGGGCACCCCCGCACTGCGGGACGCGATCACCGGCTGGGCGGAGCGCCGGCTCGGCGGCCGGGACCTGACCGACCGGCACGTGCTGCCGATCGTCGGCTCCAAGGAACTGGTGGCCTGGCTGCCGACCCAGCTGGGCCTCGGCCCCGGCGACACGGTCGCGTACCCGCGTCTCGCGTACCCGACGTACGAGGTCGGCGCCCGGCTGGCCCGCGCCGAGCACGTGGCGTACGACGATCCCACCGAGCTGGACCCGGCCGGTCTGAAGCTGCTGTGGCTCAACTCGCCGTCGAACCCGACAGGGCGGGTGCTGGCCAAGGAGGAGCTGGCCCGGATCGTGGCCTGGGCGCGGGAGCACGGCGTGCTCGTCGTCTCCGACGAGTGCTACCTGGAGCTGGGCTGGGAGGCCGACCCGGTCTCGGTCCTGCACCCGGACGTGTGCGGCGGCTCCTACGACGGCATCGTCGCCGTCCACTCCCTGTCCAAGCGGTCCAACCTGGCCGGCTACCGCGCGGCGTTCCTCGTCGGCGACCCGGCGGTGCTCGGACCGCTGCTGGAGATCCGCAAGCACGGCGGCATGATGACCCCGGCGCCGACCCAGGCCGCGGTGGTCGCCGCGCTCTCCGACGACGCGCACGTGCGCGAGCAGCGGGAGCGGTACGCGGCACGGCGCTCGGAGCTGCGCGAGGCGCTCCTCGCGCACGGCTTCCGGATCGAGCACAGCGAGGCGAGCCTGTACCTGTGGGCGACGCGCGACGAGTCGTGCTGGGACACGGTCGGCCACCTCGCCGGCCTGGGCATCCTCGTCGCCCCCGGCGACTTCTACGGCCCCGCCGGCGCCCGCTTCGTCCGCGTGGCCCTGACCGCCACGGACGACCGGATCGCCGCCGCAGCCGCCCGGCTGCGGCAGAGCTGA
- a CDS encoding response regulator transcription factor produces MSRTIKVLLAEDQSMVREALAALLGLEEDIEVVAQVARGDEVLAAVREHAVDVALLDIEMPGATGIEAAAQVHRELPGVKLVVLTTFGRPGYLRSAMESGADAFLVKDAPAAQLAEAVRKVLAGERVIDPTLAAAALAEGANPLTDREREVLRAAADGATNAELATALHLSQGTVRNYLSTAIQKLTARNRTEAVRIAREKGWL; encoded by the coding sequence ATGAGCCGCACGATCAAGGTCCTGCTGGCGGAGGACCAGTCCATGGTCCGCGAGGCGCTGGCCGCGCTGCTGGGGCTGGAGGAGGACATCGAGGTCGTCGCCCAGGTGGCACGCGGTGACGAGGTACTGGCGGCGGTGCGGGAGCACGCCGTGGACGTGGCACTGCTGGACATCGAGATGCCGGGGGCCACCGGGATCGAGGCGGCGGCACAGGTGCACCGGGAACTGCCGGGGGTCAAGCTCGTCGTCCTCACGACGTTCGGGCGGCCCGGGTATCTGCGCAGCGCGATGGAGTCGGGCGCGGACGCGTTCCTGGTCAAGGACGCGCCGGCGGCGCAGCTCGCGGAGGCGGTGCGCAAGGTGCTGGCGGGGGAGCGGGTGATCGACCCCACGCTCGCGGCGGCGGCCCTCGCGGAGGGCGCGAACCCGCTGACCGACCGGGAGCGGGAGGTGCTGCGGGCGGCGGCCGACGGAGCGACGAACGCGGAACTGGCGACGGCACTGCACCTGTCCCAGGGGACGGTGCGGAACTATCTCTCCACGGCCATCCAGAAACTGACCGCCCGCAACCGAACGGAAGCGGTTCGGATAGCCCGGGAGAAGGGCTGGCTGTAG